The proteins below are encoded in one region of Halalkalicoccus jeotgali B3:
- a CDS encoding radical SAM protein, translating to MISKGCEQCAEGGKMVLFVYGYCDQRDCFYCPLGENRKNVTQVYANERPVESDTDVIEEAKRMDALGTSLTGGEPQEAMEKTCRYLRLLKDEFGAEHHTHLYTGITGGRENMRRLSEAGLDEIRFHPPLELWGEMHGTEWEEILHIAREEGLTPAFEIPGIRAESEFLDFLDEGAADFCNINQFEMSDGNYRRMQEEGYELEEGHMSAVEGSKAILEEMGDHPRVYFCTSVFKDAAQHRNRLKRMARNIRREFDEITDDGTLVYGKTWEQEARLRDLGVPEEFYIAKSDHVELAWWLLEEMVEEGDLTEGEIVEQYPTYDGTVVERTPLA from the coding sequence ATGATCTCCAAGGGCTGTGAACAGTGCGCCGAAGGGGGAAAGATGGTGCTGTTCGTCTACGGCTACTGCGACCAGCGCGACTGCTTTTACTGTCCCTTGGGGGAAAACAGGAAAAACGTCACCCAAGTGTACGCCAACGAACGGCCCGTCGAGAGCGATACCGACGTGATCGAGGAGGCAAAACGCATGGACGCGCTTGGCACCTCGCTGACGGGCGGCGAACCCCAGGAGGCGATGGAGAAGACCTGTCGGTACCTGCGCCTGCTCAAAGACGAGTTCGGCGCCGAGCACCACACCCACCTCTATACGGGCATCACGGGCGGTCGGGAGAACATGCGCCGACTCAGCGAGGCCGGCCTCGACGAGATCCGCTTTCACCCACCGCTCGAACTCTGGGGGGAGATGCACGGCACCGAGTGGGAGGAGATCCTGCATATCGCCCGCGAGGAGGGGCTTACTCCTGCGTTCGAGATCCCGGGGATCCGCGCCGAGTCGGAGTTTCTGGACTTCCTCGACGAGGGCGCGGCGGACTTCTGTAACATCAACCAGTTCGAGATGAGCGACGGCAATTATCGGAGAATGCAGGAGGAGGGCTACGAACTCGAAGAGGGCCACATGAGTGCCGTCGAGGGCTCGAAGGCGATCCTCGAGGAGATGGGCGACCACCCAAGGGTATATTTCTGTACGAGCGTGTTCAAGGACGCCGCCCAGCACCGCAACCGTCTGAAGCGAATGGCCCGAAATATTCGAAGGGAGTTCGACGAGATCACCGACGACGGAACCCTGGTCTACGGCAAGACGTGGGAACAGGAGGCCCGGCTGCGCGACCTCGGCGTACCCGAGGAGTTCTATATCGCCAAGTCCGACCACGTCGAACTCGCGTGGTGGCTCCTAGAGGAGATGGTCGAGGAGGGAGACCTGACCGAGGGCGAGATCGTCGAGCAGTACCCGACTTATGACGGGACCGTCGTCGAGCGGACGCCGTTGGCGTAG
- a CDS encoding DUF373 family protein, producing MLLVLCVDLDDDIGRKTGFDTPVVGREACETAAVALATADPEDSDVNVLFQGVHLHDQLISEGEACEVAAITGNAKADVGANREVGNELDRVLAGLATGESVSAIIVTDGAQDESVIPVIRSRVPVDGVRRVVVRQAQDLESMYYTIKQVLNDPETRGTILIPLGILLLIYPLVAVADLLGLPSSSLGVLSALLGLYVLFRGLGLEETVDEYAERGRRLLYTGRVTLITYVVAAALLFIGGVGGLESLERARAGAALGTGSVIAALVYGAIQWFAAAGITSSLGQITDEYLAGRFEWRYLNAPFYVVSIAVVLHAVSAFVLGYQDLPYVAIALTIGTLLGLASTLTFAIAESRMERRAEPT from the coding sequence ATGCTGCTGGTGCTGTGTGTCGACCTCGACGACGACATCGGTCGGAAGACCGGCTTCGATACCCCGGTCGTCGGCCGCGAGGCCTGCGAGACCGCCGCCGTTGCGCTCGCTACCGCCGACCCGGAGGATTCGGACGTCAACGTCCTCTTTCAGGGCGTCCACCTCCACGACCAACTGATAAGCGAGGGCGAGGCCTGCGAGGTCGCCGCCATCACCGGCAACGCGAAGGCCGATGTGGGTGCCAACCGCGAGGTCGGCAACGAGCTCGACCGGGTGCTCGCGGGGCTCGCGACCGGCGAGTCGGTCTCGGCGATCATCGTCACCGACGGCGCCCAGGACGAGAGCGTCATCCCGGTGATCCGCTCGCGCGTTCCGGTCGATGGGGTCCGACGGGTCGTCGTCCGGCAGGCTCAGGACCTCGAATCGATGTACTACACGATCAAGCAGGTGCTGAACGACCCCGAAACCAGGGGAACGATCCTCATCCCGCTGGGAATCTTGCTCCTGATCTACCCGCTGGTCGCGGTCGCCGACCTGCTCGGCCTTCCCAGTAGCAGCCTCGGGGTGCTCTCGGCGCTGTTGGGCCTCTACGTCCTGTTTCGGGGGCTCGGCCTCGAGGAGACCGTCGACGAGTACGCAGAACGCGGCCGCCGGCTGCTGTATACCGGTCGAGTGACCCTGATCACGTACGTCGTGGCCGCCGCGCTGTTGTTCATCGGCGGGGTCGGCGGACTCGAATCCTTAGAGCGCGCTCGTGCGGGGGCGGCGCTTGGCACCGGCAGCGTGATCGCCGCGCTGGTCTACGGCGCGATCCAGTGGTTCGCGGCCGCCGGCATCACCTCCAGTCTGGGCCAGATCACCGACGAGTACCTCGCCGGTCGCTTCGAGTGGCGATACCTCAACGCGCCGTTTTACGTCGTCTCGATCGCGGTCGTGCTCCACGCCGTCAGCGCGTTCGTGCTGGGCTATCAGGACCTGCCCTACGTCGCGATCGCGCTCACGATCGGCACGCTACTGGGGCTTGCGAGCACGCTGACCTTCGCCATCGCCGAATCGAGAATGGAACGCCGGGCCGAGCCGACCTGA
- a CDS encoding polyprenyl synthetase family protein yields MEYLERRRALVDERLESVVGSVEPDGLAEEVGHTALSGGKRVRPTVTVLVCEAVGGEPDDAVGFGVGIELVHNASLVIDDIIDRSAMRRGVESAWTRYGYGPAIVGSDAQLGEAFALFSSDPRATQAVTEAMVELGEGEATELVARPETEAEYMELARRKTGALFRAAAELGAIAADADAVTVEAVGEYAERVGIAFQIRDDVLDATADADDLGKPTGQDDEMERPSLLQVTDLGPEEANERAHDHSEAALDALSRVEVADERAHEYLQDLAEFVVIRER; encoded by the coding sequence ATGGAGTATCTCGAACGGCGGCGGGCGCTCGTCGACGAGCGCCTGGAGTCGGTCGTCGGGTCGGTCGAACCCGACGGTCTGGCCGAGGAGGTCGGTCACACGGCACTGTCGGGCGGCAAGCGCGTCCGCCCGACGGTGACCGTGCTGGTCTGTGAGGCCGTCGGCGGCGAGCCCGACGACGCCGTCGGCTTCGGGGTGGGGATCGAACTCGTCCACAACGCCTCGCTGGTGATCGACGACATCATCGACCGCTCGGCGATGCGACGGGGCGTCGAGAGCGCGTGGACCCGCTACGGCTACGGTCCGGCGATCGTCGGCAGCGACGCCCAGTTGGGCGAGGCCTTCGCGCTGTTCTCCTCGGACCCGCGTGCGACCCAGGCGGTCACCGAGGCGATGGTCGAACTCGGGGAGGGCGAGGCCACGGAACTGGTCGCCCGTCCCGAGACCGAGGCCGAATACATGGAGCTCGCGCGCCGGAAGACCGGCGCGCTGTTTCGCGCCGCGGCCGAACTCGGGGCGATCGCCGCCGACGCCGATGCCGTTACCGTCGAGGCCGTCGGCGAGTACGCAGAGCGGGTGGGGATCGCCTTCCAGATCCGCGACGACGTGCTCGACGCGACTGCCGACGCCGACGACCTAGGCAAGCCCACCGGCCAGGACGACGAGATGGAACGGCCCTCGCTGTTGCAGGTGACCGACCTCGGCCCCGAAGAGGCCAACGAACGCGCCCACGACCACTCGGAGGCAGCACTCGATGCGCTCTCGCGGGTCGAAGTCGCCGACGAACGGGCCCACGAATACTTACAGGACCTCGCGGAGTTCGTAGTTATTCGTGAACGATAG
- a CDS encoding YqjF family protein, translating to MDLSVALAFGWRHLLFANWPVDADRLDAHLPEALSVQTHDGDGWLSVVPFVNVDVRPRGFPRRAGIELPELNLRTYVTHGGEPGVYFFSLDAQGVASVLGARLFHRLPYYYARIDWRDTDDGIEFSSRRLHPGDRPAHFRATYRPTGDPFEPEPGSRAAFLTDRSRLYTQGADGAVRHTDVDHEPWRLRPASATITTNTLFSANGFVRPDAEPVCYYSPGLAVTTTGSERA from the coding sequence ATGGACCTTTCCGTTGCCCTCGCGTTCGGATGGCGCCACCTCCTGTTCGCCAACTGGCCGGTCGACGCCGATCGGCTCGACGCGCACCTCCCCGAGGCGCTGTCGGTCCAGACCCACGACGGGGATGGCTGGCTGTCGGTCGTCCCCTTTGTCAACGTCGACGTCCGGCCGCGCGGGTTCCCCCGACGCGCGGGGATCGAACTCCCCGAACTCAACCTGCGGACCTACGTCACCCACGGGGGCGAACCGGGGGTCTACTTCTTCAGCCTCGACGCACAGGGGGTCGCGAGCGTCCTCGGGGCGCGCCTGTTCCACCGGCTTCCGTACTACTACGCCCGGATCGACTGGCGTGACACCGACGACGGGATCGAGTTTTCGAGTCGGCGGCTCCATCCCGGCGACCGGCCCGCCCACTTCCGGGCGACCTACCGGCCCACCGGCGACCCCTTCGAACCCGAACCCGGCTCGCGGGCGGCGTTTCTCACCGACCGCAGTCGCCTCTACACGCAGGGCGCCGACGGGGCCGTCCGCCACACCGACGTCGACCACGAACCCTGGCGACTCCGCCCCGCGAGTGCGACCATCACGACGAACACGCTGTTTTCGGCAAACGGGTTCGTCCGGCCCGACGCCGAGCCCGTCTGTTATTACAGCCCCGGGCTGGCGGTCACCACGACCGGAAGCGAGCGCGCCTGA
- a CDS encoding alpha/beta fold hydrolase gives MDRGATGRFSEEVPYARVGDGPRVLVVLPGVTDALFDGTYSRVAVRFLRRYYHRFGNEYTVYVISRPRGLAAGTTIRDMADDYATLIGREFDAATVWGLSMGGCIAQRLAAEHPERVEELVLMATGARLSEAGRALVDELRRRAYDNEWGAIRAKLAAETYSDWRGLFYPPAIASVGRLTHPRPAVASDAWTSFEALLDYDGRGGLRRIEARTLVLGGGDDRLFPPPILGETADAIPEAELDVIDGAGHGVFLTHKPTVERRMLVFLGV, from the coding sequence ATGGATCGGGGGGCGACGGGACGGTTTTCGGAGGAGGTTCCGTACGCCCGCGTCGGTGACGGCCCGCGGGTGTTGGTGGTCCTCCCCGGTGTGACCGACGCGCTGTTCGACGGGACCTACTCGCGGGTGGCCGTTCGGTTTCTGCGCCGGTACTACCACCGGTTCGGAAACGAGTACACTGTCTACGTGATCAGCCGACCGCGCGGGCTCGCGGCGGGAACGACGATCCGGGACATGGCCGACGACTACGCGACACTCATCGGACGGGAGTTCGATGCGGCGACGGTCTGGGGGCTCTCGATGGGCGGGTGTATCGCCCAGCGACTCGCCGCCGAGCACCCCGAGCGCGTCGAGGAACTCGTGCTCATGGCCACGGGCGCACGCCTCTCGGAAGCGGGACGCGCGCTCGTCGACGAGTTGCGCCGCCGGGCGTACGACAACGAGTGGGGGGCGATCCGCGCAAAGCTGGCCGCCGAGACGTACAGCGACTGGCGGGGGCTCTTTTATCCGCCGGCAATCGCTTCAGTTGGGCGCCTCACGCACCCGCGGCCGGCGGTCGCGTCGGACGCCTGGACCTCCTTCGAGGCGCTGTTGGACTACGACGGACGGGGCGGGCTCCGCAGGATCGAGGCGCGAACCCTGGTACTCGGGGGCGGGGACGACCGACTGTTCCCGCCCCCGATCCTCGGCGAGACCGCCGACGCCATCCCCGAAGCCGAACTGGACGTGATCGATGGCGCGGGACACGGCGTCTTTCTCACCCACAAACCGACCGTCGAGCGGCGGATGTTGGTGTTTCTCGGGGTGTAA
- a CDS encoding electron transfer flavoprotein subunit alpha/FixB family protein: MSGVLAIAEHRRGELRDVSDELIGAGRELADDLGEELHVAVISGQVEEFARTLSREGVDVVHTVTDGAEFNHDVYTQVTDALAAELDPTVVLLPNSVNGLDYGPAVAARLDRPLVTDVIDAEIDGDTLTATREMYGSKVETTVEVDAERTVVMIRGGEWPGASASGDAEVREAEIEIDESAVHTTVTGFEEVGGGDVDIGDAEVLVSVGRGIEEEENIELVEELADALDATLSASRPIVDSGWLPKNRQVGQSGKTVTPEVYIAIGISGAVQHVAGMKGAETIVAINTDPDAPIFDIADYGIVDDLFDVVPALIGEFEESG; encoded by the coding sequence ATGAGCGGCGTTCTGGCGATCGCCGAACACCGACGGGGCGAGCTCCGGGACGTGAGCGACGAGCTGATCGGTGCGGGCCGCGAACTGGCCGACGACCTCGGTGAAGAGCTCCACGTCGCGGTCATCAGCGGGCAGGTCGAGGAGTTCGCCCGCACGCTCTCGAGGGAGGGCGTCGATGTCGTCCACACCGTGACCGACGGCGCGGAGTTCAACCACGACGTCTACACGCAGGTCACCGACGCGCTCGCGGCGGAGCTCGATCCGACGGTCGTCCTGCTACCGAACTCCGTCAACGGACTGGATTACGGCCCCGCCGTCGCCGCCCGACTGGACCGCCCGCTCGTGACCGACGTGATCGACGCCGAGATCGACGGCGACACCCTCACGGCGACCCGCGAGATGTACGGCTCGAAGGTCGAGACGACCGTCGAGGTCGACGCCGAGCGGACAGTAGTAATGATCCGCGGGGGCGAGTGGCCCGGCGCGAGCGCGAGCGGGGACGCCGAGGTCCGCGAGGCGGAGATCGAGATCGACGAGTCGGCGGTCCATACGACCGTCACCGGCTTCGAGGAGGTCGGTGGGGGCGACGTCGACATCGGCGACGCCGAGGTGCTCGTCTCGGTCGGGCGGGGTATCGAGGAGGAGGAGAACATCGAACTCGTCGAGGAGTTGGCCGACGCGCTGGACGCGACGCTGTCGGCCTCCCGGCCCATCGTCGACAGCGGCTGGCTGCCCAAAAACAGGCAGGTCGGTCAGTCGGGAAAGACCGTCACGCCGGAGGTCTACATCGCCATCGGGATCTCCGGGGCGGTCCAGCACGTCGCCGGGATGAAGGGTGCGGAGACCATCGTCGCGATCAACACCGACCCCGACGCGCCGATCTTCGACATCGCCGATTACGGCATCGTCGACGACCTCTTCGACGTCGTCCCCGCGCTGATCGGCGAGTTCGAGGAGTCGGGCTAG